The Methanothermobacter sp. genomic sequence ATAGTGGACACAGCCTCCATCATAATATCCGTAGCTATTGGTATAATCGGCTTTGCCCTCGTCATGATACTTGAGAGCAGATTCGACTACATAGACTACTGAACTCTAATTTTTTACCTAAATTACCAATATTAATTCCCTTTAATTTACTGGAATGTTTAAGTGGCAACTGTTGTGGAGATTGAGCATACTATTTTAACATGATTAAACATATATGAACTATATGCAGATCCTGAAGGGTGTGGGTGCCGGTGCCGGAAGGCAAAGCGGCAGAGTGCGCATAATAAGGAACCTGGAGGATGCTTGCAGCCTTGAATGGGGAGAGGTGGCTGTCTTCAAAAAGATAGCCAGAGATGTGCTGCCTGAAATCAAAAGGGCTGCCGCCGTTATAGCAGATTATGGTGGACTTACGAGTCACGCCGCAATAACACTCAGGGAACTTGGAATACCCTGCGTACTCGGAACAGAGACCGCCACCAGAGTCCTCAGGGACGGAATGATAGTCACAGTGGACGGTAAAACCGGGAATATCTACAGGGGAGTCATGGACTGGGCGTCCAGGAATGACATAATTGGGGTTCATGAGACCGCCACAAAGGTCATGGTGAACCTGAATTTCCCCTGGCTCGCAGCGAGGGTTGCTGAATTTGCCGATGGTGTTGGCTCTGTAAGGATAGAGAATATGATCATAGAGACAGGAAAGCACCCATACCTGCTTTTGAATGAAGGTAAACTCTCCGGGGTCCTTGAAAGTGGCCTTGAGGAGATACTTGAAGCATTCCACCCGAAACCGGTATGCTTCAGGACACTTGACATTCCATCAGATGAACTCAAACACCTCCGTGGATCCGCTGAACCCCACGAAAGGAACCCTTTCCTGGGTATGAGGGCTATAAAAAGGGATCTCAAGGATAATGAGGTCCTGAAAGCAGAATTTGAGGCATTGAGGAATCTCCTGGATTCTGGATACAGTAACCTCGAGCTGAAGTTTCCCTTCATAAGGGATATTCCTGAATATGTCCGTGCAGTTGAAATCCTTGATGAATCAGGCATAAGACCCCACAGGGACCTCAGGGTGGGTGCATCCATTGAAACACCATCTGTGGCCCTCCAGATAGATGAACTCCTGGATGAGGGTGTGGATTTTGTCTCACTTGGCCTCAGTGACCTCACCATGTGCAGCCTTGCAGCGGACAGGAGGAGCACCCGTGTTGCAGGTATCTTCAATCTATCACACCCGGCAGTCCTGGGAATGGTTGAGGATGTGGTTGTTGCGTGTCATGAAAGGGGTGTGGAGGTTTATGCTGCTGGATACGCTGCAACAAATTACGTTCTGGTGAGGGAACTTGTTGAGATGGGTGTCGATGCTGTATCAACAAGCCCCGATAAGGTCCTCAGGATGAGGTCATTCATCGCAAAGGTGGAGGACTCACTGATACTAAGAGGCATGGGAAGAAACAGTTAAAAAAGCGCCAGTAATCTGAAAGGCAGTGCTTATGAGTCGCGCTCAATAAGTGGGAAGGTTATCCTGAAGCA encodes the following:
- a CDS encoding putative PEP-binding protein, producing the protein MQILKGVGAGAGRQSGRVRIIRNLEDACSLEWGEVAVFKKIARDVLPEIKRAAAVIADYGGLTSHAAITLRELGIPCVLGTETATRVLRDGMIVTVDGKTGNIYRGVMDWASRNDIIGVHETATKVMVNLNFPWLAARVAEFADGVGSVRIENMIIETGKHPYLLLNEGKLSGVLESGLEEILEAFHPKPVCFRTLDIPSDELKHLRGSAEPHERNPFLGMRAIKRDLKDNEVLKAEFEALRNLLDSGYSNLELKFPFIRDIPEYVRAVEILDESGIRPHRDLRVGASIETPSVALQIDELLDEGVDFVSLGLSDLTMCSLAADRRSTRVAGIFNLSHPAVLGMVEDVVVACHERGVEVYAAGYAATNYVLVRELVEMGVDAVSTSPDKVLRMRSFIAKVEDSLILRGMGRNS